A genomic segment from Nicotiana sylvestris chromosome 1, ASM39365v2, whole genome shotgun sequence encodes:
- the LOC104231691 gene encoding protein TRIGALACTOSYLDIACYLGLYCEROL 1, chloroplastic, producing MQAASHCYPLHLSGRGSYNKVSLVNVKVLSLNWLPRRFDFNRGAQIRKVLKPIKLKRFCVIPNSNDGHPSLSVPEEDTTASKEDTSTVEEWEDGGETFLSKWSPPRYLWRGLSVPILAGQVIIRIIKGKVHWKNTLQQLERVGPKSVGVCLLTAAFVGMAFTIQFVREFTRLGLNRSVGGVLALAFSRELSPVVTSIVVAGRIGSAFAAELGTMQVSEQTDTLRVLGANPVDYLVTPRVIASCIALPFLTLMCFTVGMASSALLADGVYGISINIILDSALRALRSWDLISAMIKSGVFGAIISIISCAWGVTTLGGAKGVGESTTSAVVLSLVGIFIADFVLSCCFFQGAGDSLKNCV from the exons ATGCAAGCAGCTTCTCATTGTTATCCTCTTCACTTATCCGGAAG AGGCAGCTATAATAAGGTGAGTCTTGTAAATGTAAAAGTTTTGAGCTTGAATTGGCTTCCTCGGAGATTTGACTTTAATCGAGGAGCTCAGATCCGTAAGGTTCTAAAACCTATCAAACTGAAAAGATTCTGTGTGATTCCTAACTCTAATGATGGTCATCCAAGTCTCTCTGTTCCTGAAGAGGACACAACTGCATCTAAAGAGGACACATCTACAGTGGAAGAATGGGAAGACGGAGGAGAAACGTTCTTGAGTAAGTGGTCACCTCCCAGGTACTTATGGAGGGGATTATCAGTTCCTATCTTGGCAGGGCAGGTTATTATTAGGATCATAAAGGGTAAAGTCCACTGGAAGAATACTCTTCAACAGTTGGAAAGAGTTGGACCTAAGTCGGTTGGTGTCTGTCTGTTAACAGCAGCTTTTGTTGGCATGGCCTTCACTATCCAATTTGTTAGAGAATTCACTAGATTAGGGTTAAATAGATCTGTTGGTGGGGTGTTGGCCCTTGCCTTTTCAAGAGAGCTAAGTCCAGTTGTCACATCAATTGTTGTTGCTGGGCGTATCGGTAGTGCATTTGCTGCGGAACTGGGCACTATGCAGGTATCTGAACAGACTGACACGTTGAGAGTTCTCGGTGCAAATCCTGTTGATTATTTGGTGACACCAAGAGTGATTGCGTCTTGCATagccttaccttttttaaccctaATGTGCTTTACAGTTGGTATGGCATCCAGCGCCCTTTTGGCTGACGGCGTTTATGGAATTAGCATAAACATAATCTTGGATTCTGCTCTGAGAGCTCTTAGATCATGGGACCTTATTAGTGCGATGATTAAATCAGGGGTGTTTGGTGCTATTATATCCATCATAAGCTGTGCTTGGGGGGTCACCACACTGGGTGGTGCCAAAGGGGTTGGAGAGTCTACTACTTCAGCAGTAGTTTTATCTCTTGTTGGCATATTCATAGCTGACTTTGTTCTCTCTTGTTGTTTCTTCCAGGGTGCTGGCGATTCCCTGAAGAATTGTGTGTGA